In Sutterella faecalis, a genomic segment contains:
- a CDS encoding DsbC family protein, with protein MTASIKHFAAAALAALALLSGAAQADEQSVRDQLMKNTGLKADSIRPAPIPGLWEVFIQDRLFYVDDKVDYVFSGSIIDTKTQTNQTQERLREWARESWSKWPREDAVKQVFGDGSREVIVFSDANCTYCRSMERVFEEVGNLTVYTFITPMIRGEQNNREIVCSKNPSKAWADWMRKGIAPESASPDCDASVMRRNLSLAGRYNVTGAPTFFFPTGDRMTGAVPASQFERILAEQKK; from the coding sequence ATGACCGCGTCAATCAAGCATTTTGCCGCTGCGGCCCTTGCCGCCCTTGCGCTTCTTTCCGGTGCCGCTCAGGCCGACGAGCAGTCGGTGCGCGACCAGCTCATGAAGAATACGGGGCTCAAGGCCGACAGCATTCGTCCGGCGCCGATTCCGGGCCTCTGGGAAGTCTTCATTCAGGACCGGCTCTTTTATGTCGACGACAAGGTGGACTACGTTTTCTCGGGCTCCATCATCGACACCAAGACGCAGACCAATCAGACGCAGGAGCGTCTGCGCGAATGGGCGCGCGAAAGCTGGAGCAAGTGGCCGCGCGAGGATGCCGTGAAGCAGGTCTTCGGCGACGGCTCGCGCGAGGTGATCGTCTTCTCGGACGCCAACTGCACGTACTGCCGCTCGATGGAACGGGTCTTTGAAGAGGTCGGGAACCTGACCGTCTACACCTTCATCACGCCGATGATCCGGGGCGAGCAGAATAACCGCGAGATTGTCTGCAGCAAGAATCCCTCGAAGGCCTGGGCCGACTGGATGCGCAAGGGCATTGCGCCCGAGAGCGCGAGTCCCGACTGCGATGCTTCCGTGATGCGCCGCAACCTGTCGCTTGCCGGCCGCTACAACGTGACGGGAGCGCCCACCTTCTTCTTCCCGACCGGGGACCGCATGACGGGCGCCGTTCCCGCTTCGCAGTTTGAAAGAATCCTGGCCGAGCAGAAGAAATAA
- the queC gene encoding 7-cyano-7-deazaguanine synthase QueC, giving the protein MTEFSDFASAGRDMAALVLFSGGQDSTTCLGWALERFGRVETVGVDYGQRHQAELVCRGKVLEKMRAMKPLWAERLGEDHMLSLPVLGEVADCALTDERRIAFESSGLPNTFVPGRNLLFFTLAAAIAYRRGARVLVGGMCETDYSGYPDCRDNTLKSLQVTLALGLDAPIILETPLMRLTKAETWELAQRTGGDEFVKLVRDETHTCYMGDHEHHHAWGWGCGECPACRLRAKGWEEWSGSKRF; this is encoded by the coding sequence ATGACAGAATTTTCCGACTTTGCTTCCGCCGGCCGAGACATGGCCGCACTTGTTCTCTTTTCGGGCGGCCAGGATTCCACGACGTGTCTCGGCTGGGCGCTCGAGCGCTTCGGGCGCGTCGAAACCGTGGGCGTCGACTACGGACAGCGCCACCAGGCCGAACTCGTCTGCCGCGGAAAAGTGCTTGAAAAAATGCGGGCGATGAAGCCCCTCTGGGCCGAAAGGCTTGGGGAAGACCATATGCTGAGTCTTCCCGTGCTGGGCGAAGTGGCCGACTGCGCGCTTACGGACGAACGCCGGATCGCCTTTGAATCGTCGGGGCTTCCCAATACCTTCGTGCCGGGAAGAAACCTTCTTTTCTTTACGCTTGCCGCAGCCATTGCCTATCGCCGGGGAGCGCGGGTGCTCGTGGGCGGCATGTGCGAAACAGACTATTCGGGGTATCCGGACTGCCGCGACAACACGCTGAAGTCTCTTCAGGTCACGCTCGCCCTGGGGCTCGATGCGCCCATCATTCTTGAGACGCCGCTCATGCGCCTCACCAAAGCGGAAACCTGGGAGCTTGCCCAAAGGACGGGCGGAGACGAATTCGTGAAGCTCGTGCGCGATGAAACCCATACCTGCTACATGGGCGACCATGAGCACCATCACGCATGGGGCTGGGGATGCGGCGAATGTCCCGCCTGCCGTCTGCGCGCCAAGGGCTGGGAAGAGTGGTCCGGCAGCAAGCGCTTCTGA